GACTGCCTGAAATTGCCGACTCCATTGAAAAGGAAACTACCTATGTCTAAGCGGTCGGAAAAAGCATATCTTCTGGATATTCAGGAGGCCATCAAAAGGACATTGAGCTATATTTCCGGCTTAGATTACTCTTCATTTGCCAGGGACTATAAAACCCAGGATGCTGTTATACGCAATCTGGAAATCATTGGTGAGGCAACCAAAAGCCTTAGCACAGACACACGCTTGCGCTATAGCGATGTACCCTGGAAA
The nucleotide sequence above comes from Desulfonatronovibrio magnus. Encoded proteins:
- a CDS encoding HepT-like ribonuclease domain-containing protein translates to DCLKLPTPLKRKLPMSKRSEKAYLLDIQEAIKRTLSYISGLDYSSFARDYKTQDAVIRNLEIIGEATKSLSTDTRLRYSDVPWKSMAGIRDKLIHDYFGVNIDIIWYVCVDELPKVAVSIEKILQNDQNN